In the Podospora pseudocomata strain CBS 415.72m chromosome 5, whole genome shotgun sequence genome, one interval contains:
- a CDS encoding hypothetical protein (COG:S; EggNog:ENOG503P092): MFTPTTHQPMAGSFASVDITPAISLTGDLPQGLPADILCVVGPDLAHHLLFTLASEKGLPQRKSIDVTACAEGEQGVHQIARNILLFTLALDSKITAEQAWNIYYDAWLTPSNLTALQTQAEKLFDLASSLDAWYAGPYSQLRFCDSGTLEFVKDVWSKYTTSEATENFDTILERSQKHKEETYGEEGQAVVTSSARSCAPLSVGGLVEALTELTEENWQATVKKQDEKKPNPVFAAALAASDENQRRVLEYPTDPLIGFHLASANAPLTPLSPYRIENADKKDIKERIVETARMQWGDWLEAFREAVGEKRVTVRFAAADFFSLCWTLKRNKDCGELEACWHRREVRFDILVLDEKEYAEGEAPNEFDVVDTGVLGDEKGVLNVLVAGLVLLKRVPSSTIYTECYAKDYEAILEGYTSAFSVLLGVSPGEYWTNSTSVAVVDEVLATFSERYADDERPRGIQSRLAWKWNSLQVKGQRDQLTMEARDLIMFFEGVFGRIFKAYELSQDNSKRRRPHHHFHFNTAAAILKVLCERLGLDFRRVLDPYETLPADFRARTLEPHIKGWGICGVPEQSGNPAYTGDFLSGEPALKLNKKLDSVAITFTVPAEKWKPVAQCSRDEGIPLPLKVTIPEAEVEYTNYQLAFGSITKFNSPDQDGVPGKVDEDKEEWSGSSDIVVSLYVPMEKLAGFQQSKQSVALCTADPFYNRLAYKTVLGNPQCEIHRVPIDSVLVTHVLPGQWLLENETVSVESATKKLGESEVPSSMTPWFTAKLDENAVDAKADVVLQIIGHIDITSDEGRTLLSNKSVPIKMEQVSPFTIEVVFGARKLVLPMIFTVPVSKEKCALRVARKSHYVEVVSSLVKPLDVPQLDTHILPSTAIQPSGIPATLNIPHLNLDNLPILSIDEDEDEDTRIKFLTTLTSLVFSGRERRLREEVNAQDDNYTGLSPSPRLNFKESLFTMFMLSSGLQGGQTGLFAISDPKNGGIHMLLFVNAIRLDCPHATVVLDAAILPFTKALVDSKELEGFLLLIRTLECCTITVDDEELKMWKKALPAFVERCRTWEHNPKTCEYVTSSGEKGQKTVPLSLKEGEQVICSCGQGKLPSDFIPLPEWDETAARYSTRVAISPVYASQLVEDIIDPALARGLAGGGEKRVAGCRACGKVEDEEEGLALKKCGRCLKVRYCSGECQKRDWRKHRMECEEAEEHHRK; this comes from the exons ATGttcactcccaccacccaccagcccATGGCGGGGTCGTTCGCCTCTGTGGACATCACACCAGCCATCAGCCTCACCGGCGACCTGCCCCAAGGCTTGCCAGCAGATATTCTGTGTGTTGTCGGTCCAGATCTggctcatcatcttcttttCACTTTGGCGTCGGAGAAAGGCCTGCCGCAAAGGAAAAGCATTGATGTCACGGCTTGCGCGGAGGGCGAGCAAGGGGTTCACCAGATCG CGAGAAATATCCTCCTCTTTACCCTCGCCCTTGACTCCAAAATCACCGCTGAGCAGGCCTGGAACATCTATTACGATGCCTGGCTGACCCCTtccaacctcaccgccctccagacccaggccgagaagctcTTTGACCTTGCATCCTCCCTCGACGCCTGGTATGCTGGCCCATACAGCCAACTCCGCTTTTGCGATTCTGGGACCCTCGAATTCGTGAAAGACGTTTGGTCGAAGTACACCACATCCGAAGCAACCGAAAACTTCGACACCATCCTGGAACGCTCCCAAAAACACAAGGAAGAAACCTatggtgaagaaggacagGCAGTCGTCACTTCCAGCGCGAGATCTTGCGCGCCATTGTCAGTAGGCGGGCTGGTGGAAGCGCTGACTGAGCTTACCGAGGAAAACTGGCAAGCGACCGTTAAGAAGCAGGATGAGAAGAAACCAAACCCAGTGTTCGCTGCCGCTTTGGCAGCTAGCGATGAGAACCAGAGACGAGTGCTGGAATACCCCACCGATCCACTGATCGGCTTCCATCTTGCCTCTGCCAACGCCCCGTTGACGCCACTGTCGCCATATAGAATCGAGAATGCGGACAAGAAGGACATCAAGGAGAGGATTGTCGAGACGGCGAGGATGCAGTGGGGTGATTGGTTGGAGGCCTTCAGAGAGGCggttggggagaagagggtcaCGGTCAGGTTTGCGGCGGCCGACTTTTTCTCATTGTGCTGGACGTTGAAGAGAAACAAGGATTGTGGAGAGTTGGAGGCGTGTTGGCATAGGAGAGAGGTTAGGTTTGACATTTTGGTCTTGGACGAGAAGGAGTAtgcagagggagaggcgCCGAATGAGTTTGACGTTGTTGACACGGGAGTTTtgggggatgagaagggggtgttgaatgtgcttgttgctgggttggtgttgttgaagagggtgCCTTCGTCGACGATATATACGGAGTGTTATGCGAAGGATTATGAGGCTATTTTGGAGGGGTACACGTCAGCGTTTTCGGttttgttgggggtgagCCCGGGGGAGTACTGGACTAACTCGACGAGTGTGGCGGTTGTGGATGAGGTGTTGGCTACGTTCAGTGAGAGGTATGCTGATGACGAGAGACCGAGGGGCATTCAATCGAGGCTGGCGTGGAAGTGGAATTCTTTGCAGGTTAAGGGGCAGAGGGACCAGTTGACTATGGAGGCGAGGGATTTGATCATGTTCTTTGAAGGGGTGTTTGGTAGGATCTTCAAGGCTTATGAGTTGAGCCAGGACAAcagcaagagaagaaggccgcaTCACCACTTCCACTTCAACACTGCTGCAGCTATCCTCAAGGTTCTGTGCGAAAGACTGGGCTTGGACTTTCGCAGGGTGTTGGATCCATATGAAACGCTGCCTGCGGACTTTCGTGCCAGGACTTTGGAACCTCACATCAAGGGATGGGGCATTTGCGGTGTGCCTGAACAGTCAGGAAACCCCGCATATACGGGGGATTTTCTGTCTGGTGAGCCGGCTTTGAAGTTGAATAAGAAGCTTGACTCTGTGGCGATTACGTTTACTGTGCCGGCGGAGAAGTGGAAGCCGGTAGCCCAGTGTTCCAGAGACGAAGGCATTCCTCTGCCTCTGAAGGTCACAATCCCGGAAGCCGAGGTCGAATACACGAACTACCAGCTAGCGTTCGGCTCTATCACCAAGTTCAACTCGCCTGACCAGGATGGCGTCCCAGGCAAAGTGGATGAAGACAAAGAAGAATGGTCCGGGTCTTCTGATATAGTGGTGTCGCTATATGTCCCTATGGAGAAATTGGCGGGCTTCCAACAATCCAAACAGAGTGTGGCGCTGTGCACTGCAGACCCTTTCTACAACCGATTGGCGTACAAAACGGTGCTGGGCAATCCTCAATGCGAAATTCACCGAGTACCCATCGATAGTGTACTCGTCACACATGTACTTCCTGGGCAGTGGCTCCTCGAAAATGAGACGGTATCGGTTGAGTCAGCGACCAAGAAGCTTGGCGAATCAGAGGTGCCTTCTTCGATGACTCCATGGTTTACAGCTAAGCTGGATGAAAATGCGGTGGATGCCAAGGCGGATGTTGTCTTGCAGATCATCGGGCACATCGATATCACCTCGGATGAAGGGCGTACCTTGTTGTCAAACAAGTCAGTGCCCATCAAGATGGAGCAAGTCTCGCCCTTCACCATTGAAGTGGTCTTTGGCGCCCGGAAGTTGGTCTTGCCCATGATCTTCACAGTTCCTGTCTCCAAGGAGAAGTGTGCCCTAAGAGTGGCACGCAAGTCACACTATGTTGAGGTGGTTTCTTCTTTGGTGAAGCCGTTGGATGTGCCCCAACTTGACACGCACATCCTGCCGTCAACAGCGATTCAGCCATCTGGGATCCCGGCTACGCTCAACATCCCACACCTTAACCTTGACAACCTTCCCATTCTGTCAAtcgacgaagatgaggatgaggatacCCGGATCAAGTTTTtgaccaccctcacctccctcgtcttctcGGGACGTGAGCGCCGTCTCCGCGAGGAGGTCAACGCACAAGACGACAACTACACCGGTCTCAGCCCTTCCCCTCGTCTCAACTTCAAGGAGtccctcttcaccatgtTTATGCTCTCCTCTGGTCTTCAAGGAGGACAAACAGGACTCTTTGCCATTTCGGACCCCAAGAATGGCGGCATTCACATGCTGCTCTTTGTCAACGCCATCCGGCTTGACTGTCCCCATGCCACGGTCGTCTTGGATGCTGCTATTCTTCCTTTCACAAAGGCTTTGGTTGACAGCAAGGAGCTAGAGGGCtttttgctgttgatcagAACTTTGGAATGctgcaccatcaccgtcgaTGACGAAGAGCTCAAGATGTGGAAGAAGGCTTTGCCTGCCTTTGTTGAGAGGTGCAGAACTTGGGAACATAACCCCAAGACGTGTGAGTATGTTACTTCCTCGGGGGAGAAAGGGCAAAAGACTGTTCCGTTGAGcttgaaggagggggagcaggttATTTGCTCTTGTGGTCAGGGGAAGTTGCCTTCGGATTTCATCCCGCTGCCGGAGTGGGATGAGACTGCTGCGAGGTATTCTACTAGGGTGGCGATCAGCCCAGTTTATGCTTCgcagttggtggaggatatcATTGACCCGGCACTGGCGAGAGGGTtggcggggggtggtgagaagaggGTGGCGGGTTGCAGGGCGTgtgggaaggtggaggatgaggaggaggggttggcgttgAAGAAGTGTGGGAGGTGTTTGAAGGTCAGGTATTGCAGTGGGGAGTGCCAGAAGAGGGATTGGAGGAAGCATCGGATGGAGtgtgaggaggctgaggagcatCACCGGAAGTAG
- a CDS encoding hypothetical protein (EggNog:ENOG503NWFN; COG:I) produces the protein MAPRLTPLRLLPRLAQRAFYSTEAPGPLLRITDIPAPSTGHIRILELNRPSARNAISRALLDSLRSEIEDIHEQYDPATGEELPTPQWKKRFGGVAGEDEKGPTRALVIASAVDASFCAGADLKERRGFTQEETAAFLSNLRNTLTSLSNLPIPTISAISSLALGGGLELALSTHFRVMTSNAVVGLPETRLGIIPGAGGTYRLPALIGINRARDLILTGRRVSAPEAYFLGLADRLVEVQPEKEWEGLQEKERDGKVLDLARRTALSEAVRLATEISEGGPIAIRAGLKAVGEPMEAVENDMYLRVVNTEDKYEALRAFGEKRKPVFKGR, from the exons ATGGCCCCCCgtctcacccccctccgcctcctcccccggctgGCCCAAAGAGCCTTCTACTCCACAGAAGCGCCCGGCCCCCTCCTCAGAATAACCGACATCCCGGCCCCCTCGACCGGCCACATCCGCATCCTCGAGCTCAACCGCCCCTCCGCCCGCAACGCCATCTCCCGCGCCCTCCTCGACTCCCTCCGCTCCGAGATCGAGGACATCCACGAGCAATATGACCCCGCGACCGGCGAGGaactcccaacccctcaatgGAAAAAGAGATTCgggggggtggcgggggaggacgagaaagGTCCCACGCGGGCGTTGGTGATTGCCAGTGCGGTTGATGCTAGTTTTTGCGCGGGGGCGGATCtaaaggagaggagggggtttaCGCAGGAGGA GACTGCCGCTTTTTTGTCGAATCTCAGGAATACCCTGACTTCGCTGTCGAATCTGCCTATTCCTACTATTTCGGCCATCTCGTCGCTGGCgcttgggggagggttggagtTGGCTTTGTCGACGCACTTCAGGGTCATGACGTCGAAtgctgtggttgggttgCCTGAGACGAGGTTGGGGATTATTCCTGGTGCTGGGGGGACTTACCGTCTTCCTGCTCTGATCGGTATCAACAGGGCGAGGGATTTAATCCTtactgggaggagggtttccGCTCCGGAGGCGTATTTCCTTGGGCTGGCGGATAGGTTGGTCGAGGTGCAGCCCgagaaggagtgggagggtttgcaggagaaggagagggatgggaaggtgctggacttggcgaggaggactGCGTTGAGTGAggcggtgaggttggcgACGGAGATTAGCGAGGGGGGGCCGATTGCGATCAGGGCGGGGTTGAAGGCGGTTGGGGAGCCgatggaggcggtggagaatGATATGTatttgagggtggtgaataCTGAGGATAAGTATGAGGCGTTGAGGGCGtttggggagaagaggaagcctGTGTTTAAGGGGAGGTAA
- the ACE2 gene encoding Metallothionein expression activator (EggNog:ENOG503NY85; COG:S), translating to MLSNPPQSGGGMHPRQRQHRRQISTPTAFEAVKIAPLPNFSQQQQQQRQPIAHRRGLSLDTRRQQQFVPTTPTSSSARQEYLAARHEYSNQMAAMPPVSSSSPAVPTTPQQILRENQQRQSLSRPGTSGTDHSDTSSNHSFQSFHDSSDAFLVSPNVTPNNQRFVDALASPAPMVEMSPLPYEAYMNSMGMMKNQAAFGSNSGIDVGGGSFDFYAQGDSALSTPTFLTFPDSSPASTGQGGWISEGETGSAQSRRNSRRISNGISDKVAKFENMMNNGGDLQHRPVTPSNHHQFVAGGEINQWAAGVDNESFPPTPTEIPAEQEQQQQIPSRFRDDYDESMEETLKPVRGNKHNNRNSGIFQELRQQAEQQAAAAAAAGGVSQTPPPPRGGVMGGYGGGMQQGLTPEFMNMRSMNAEFVKIEHNFDGFHFGMAGGGTMAPQMGGSVGTAPAGGMINPGGGGQLDGDGQKATLRHMPLTAASLSRHSSPHPSSLHQHRRTESIASLASAASIASINIEETKTDTGVTLDDIAQYIQGPDPSDGKWVCLYEECNKRFGRKENIKSHVQTHLNDRQYQCPSCHKCFVRQHDLKRHAKIHTGIKPYPCECGNSFARHDALTRHRQRGMCIGAFDGIVRKVVKRGRPRKDRGDGGETERREKKERVRKGKKEDGGGEEMSSASSQSGYSESCSSVGSPRGYEEDFPDILDVAMTGGGNGGSGTATMDPGSLSLGPPGGGGGGGLSNARMPPVHPMYKGTTSSMEEQVRSPSAMSNYSHASSRLSGRRGTVGEEFVPPRRHGSPAKSTASYHTPPELSSSSSPPPTGTSGRFFEDGDSQQQPVSTGVCMPGFVSLDNDMLIGFGGEGGHPHGLVVPVQLDHGGHHGVPGSMGMQHQGLMSTLGGKFDPEGEYEQMGMFGGMNGMGVPGGDVFFSGN from the coding sequence ATGCTCTCCAATCCTCCTCAATCGGGCGGCGGCATGCACCCGCGCCAGCGCCAACACCGAAGACAAATCTCCACACCCACAGCCTTTGAAGCCGTCAAGATCGCGCCACTGCCCAACTtttcccagcagcagcaacaacaacgccaacCTATCGCCCATCGACGAGGTCTGAGCCTGGATACTCGACGACAGCAGCAATTCGTGCCCACGACGCCCACATCATCCTCTGCTCGGCAAGAGTATCTCGCTGCCCGACATGAGTACAGCAACCAGATGGCAGCGATGCCGCCAGTCTCTTCTTCCAGCCCCGCCgttcccaccacaccacagcaaATCCTTCGAGAGAACCAGCAGCGACAAAGCCTGTCGCGTCCTGGCACGTCCGGCACCGACCACAGCGACACCTCGTCCAACCACTCGTTCCAGTCCTTCCATGACAGCAGCGACGCCTTTCTCGTATCGCCAAACGTGACGCCCAACAACCAGCGGTTCGTCGATGCCCTGGCCAGCCCTGCGCCAATGGTGGAGATGAGCCCCCTACCGTACGAAGCCTACATGAACTCGATGGGCATGATGAAGAACCAGGCCGCGTTTGGCAGCAACAGTGGGATCGAcgttggtggggggagtTTTGACTTTTACGCCCAGGGGGATAGCGCGCTTTCCACGCCGACGTTTCTTACTTTTCCCGATTCTAGTCCTGCGAGCACGGGTCAGGGTGGGTGGATTTCGGAGGGGGAGACGGGGTCTGCGCAGAGCCGTAGGAACTCACGCAGGATAAGCAATGGGATTAGTGATAAGGTGGCCAAGTTTGAGAACATGATGAACAACGGCGGCGACCTTCAACATCGGCCGGTGACACCTTCCAATCATCATCAGTTTGTTGCGGGAGGGGAGATCAACCAGTGGGCTGCCGGGGTGGACAATGAGAGTTTTCCTCCGACCCCGACTGAGATACCGGCGGagcaagagcagcagcaacagatcCCGAGCAGGTTTCGCGATGATTATGATGAGAGTATGGAGGAGACGCTCAAGCCTGTGAGGGGGAATAAGCATAATAATCGGAATTCGGGGATTTTCCAGGAGCTGAGGCAGCAGGCGGAGCagcaagctgctgctgctgctgctgctggcggtgTCAGTCagacgccgccgccgccgaggggaggggtgatgggggggtatggtggtgggatgcAGCAGGGGTTGACGCCAGAGTTTATGAACATGCGGAGCATGAATGCCGAGTTTGTCAAGATTGAGCACAATTTTGATGGGTTTCACTTTGGGATGGCAGGGGGAGGAACGATGGCGCCGCAGATGGGGGGTTCGGTTGGGACGGCTCCTGCCGGGGGTATGATCAAcccgggtggtggtggtcaactggatggtgatggacagAAGGCGACGCTGCGGCACATGCCGCTTACGGCGGCGAGTCTGTCGCGTCATAGCTCGCCTCATCCATCGTCGTTGCATCAGCACCGCCGAACGGAGTCGATTGCTTCTCTGGCGTCTGCGGCGTCGATTGCGTCGATCAACATTGAGGAGACAAAGACTGACACGGGGGTCACGCTGGATGACATTGCGCAGTATATCCAGGGACCTGACCCTTCGGATGGGAAGTGGGTGTGCTTGTACGAGGAGTGCAACAAGCGGTTCGGGCGGAAGGAGAATATTAAGAGTCATGTCCAGACGCACCTGAACGACCGCCAGTATCAGTGTCCGAGCTGCCACAAGTGCTTTGTGAGGCAGCATGATTTGAAGAGGCATGCCAAGATTCACACAGGGATCAAGCCTTATCCGTGTGAGTGTGGGAATAGCTTTGCGAGGCATGATGCGTTGACGAGGCATCGGCAGAGGGGGATGTGCATTGGGGCTTTTGATGGGAttgtgaggaaggtggtgaagagggggcggccgaggaaggacagaggggacgggggggaaacagagaggagggagaagaaggagagggttaggaaagggaagaaggaggatggcgggggggaggagatgagcaGTGCGAGTAGTCAGAGTGGGTATAGTGAGAGTTGCTCGAGTGTTGGGTCGCCGAGGGGGTATGAGGAGGACTTTCCGGATATTTTGGATGTGGCGATGACAGGGGGTGGTaatggggggagtgggactGCGACGATGGATCCGGGGAGTTTGAGTTTGGGACCGCcgggcggtgggggtggtggtgggttgagtAATGCGCGGATGCCGCCTGTTCATCCGATGTATAAGGGGACGACATCAAGTATGGAGGAACAGGTCAGGAGTCCGAGCGCGATGAGCAATTACAGCCATGCCTCGTCCAGGCTttcagggaggagggggacggtCGGGGAGGAGTTTGTGCCGCCTCGGCGACATGGGTCTCCGGCGAAGAGCACGGCGAGTTATCATACTCCGCCGGAGCTGTCGAGTAGctcttcgccgccgccgacgggGACGAGTGGGAGGttttttgaggatggggacAGTCAACAGCAGCCGGTTTCGACGGGGGTGTGCATGCCGGGTTTTGTGAGCTTGGATAATGACATGTTgattgggtttgggggggagggtggtcaTCCGCATGGGTTGGTCGTGCCGGTGCAGTTGGATCATGGTGGGCATCATGGTGTGCCGGGTTCGATGGGGATGCAGCATCAGGGGTTAATGTCGACGTTGGGAGGCAAATTTGATCCTGAAGGGGAGTATGAGCAGATGGGGATGTTTGGGGGAATgaatgggatgggggtgccGGGCGGGGATGTGTTCTTTTCGGGGAACTGA
- a CDS encoding hypothetical protein (EggNog:ENOG503NYVA; COG:S), translating into MGDAVDLDLNILDRFPAGLRPLLDRTVATIPERHRRNAYLVFAIRPVMERLIIACSVVALSFIHEYCKNPQFASTLTPLKWQLEIMVDANTVINSDDERVDKAKTQLRTWCRGLVEVLIVHPGASARSTWGLGTGISYPSRMLLHQTYFSHRTVSEYFQDAVVQDVLLKGGVTRDTTQDAISQMLLAEFCHCGPLSRICHRGWMKQLLLLRQTFFGRSAVCVLGTPAKCHDPQASGIAVHPCRTEGKAAPGAESQQGPRFVSNRGEIIDIGTIAMSEVPGMPWWSDKVKLWGPFFTAIRCGKYEYPSWKLQTDHNFNPDLLSIAATVYLAFGASHVSPSRYGKETGLDPTDQQHCDFLEQVFTKYRKHLFNNTTFVPRPTYTNPWKRKFRDERSTNTVTPEECLTIWEHYIMWQFGGTISDHVSTLSDKDSILISKEGARKLSVAVGTSHSSGCFLSRRKEAALE; encoded by the exons ATGGGCGATGCAGTTGATCTCGACTTGAACATACTCGATCGTTTCCCAGCTGGCCTGCGACCGCTTCTCGACAGAACAGTGGCAACCATCCCCGAAAGACACCGTCGTAACGCGTATCTTGTCTTTGCCATACGTCCGGTGATGGAGCGACTTATAATCGCTTGTTCCGTCGTTGCGCTCTCTTTCATACATGAGTATTGCAAAAACCCCCAGTTTGCATCCACACTTACTCCTCTGAAGTGGCAACTAGAAATAATGGTAGACGCAAATACGGTCATCAATTCTGATGACGAGCGTGTTGATAAGGCCAAGACTCAGCTTCGAACCTGGTGCAgggggctggtggaggtgttgattgTTCACCCGGGTGCTTCGGCACGGAGCACTTGGGGTCTAGGTACTGGTATCAGTTACCCGTCACGGATGCTACTGCATCAAACCTATTTTTCACACAGAACAGTCTCGGAGTATTTCCAGGACGCCGTGGTTCAAGATGTTCTGCTCAAAGGCGGAGTGACGAGGGATACCACTCAGGACGCCATTTCGCAGATGCTCCTCGCCGAATTCTGCCACTGCGGCCCTCTCTCCCGCATATGCCACCGTGGCTGGATGAAACAGCTGCTCCTTCTTCGACAAACATTCTTTGGACGGTCCGCCGTTTGTGTTCTTGGAACGCCTGCAAAATGTCATGACCCGCAGGCAAGTGGTATTGCGGTTCATCCTTGCCGAACAGAGGGAAAAGCAGCACCTGGAGCTGAATCCCAACAAGGACCACGATTCGTCTCAAATCGAGGCGAGATAATTGACATTGGAACCATCGCAATGAGCGAAGTGCCAGGCATGCCGTGGTGGAGTGACAAAGTAAAACTCTGGGGACCGTTTTTCACAGCGATCCGGTGTGGGAAGTACGAGTATCCCTCTTGGAAGCTGCAGACTGACCACAACTTCAATCCCGATCTATTAAGTATCGCCGCAACAGTTTATCTCGCCTTTGGCGCCAGCCATGTGAGCCCTTCACGCTATGGGAAGGAGACTGGGCTTGATCCAACCGATCAGCAGCATTGCGACTTTTTGGAACAAGTCTTTACGAAATATCGGAAACACCTTTTCAACAACACGACATTTGTGCCCAGGCCCACATACACAAATCCGTGGAAGAGAAAATTTCGAGACGAGCGTTCAACTAATACGGTCACACCCGAAGAATGCCTGACTATCTGGGAGCATTATATCATGTGGCAGTTCGGAGGAACGATTTCTGACCATGTGTCAACACTATCCGATAAAGATTCTATTCTTATCAGCAAAGAAGGCGCGAGGAAGCTTTCTGTCGCTGT GGGCACTTCTCACAGCTCTGGTTGCTTCCTTTCTCGAAGGAAGGAAGCGGCACTTGAATGA
- the wsc1 gene encoding Protein SLG1 (EggNog:ENOG503P3P2; COG:G; COG:O) yields MKSIAIFAAALLAVAKAFPEKQMAARQTTPKIPVAVQKPIEDARLNAQTNQGCFKSAGNNMTFVTVIQYNSIGECALKTCVPKGFTAAATTGGNQCWCGYKYPPEDDLVDNKKCDVGCTGFGEEACGGKNYFSVYNTGLTLDVDFAEDSGPTGEKHKTSTTSTTAAPTQVVTLPPSVVTQTQAPVEEEEKKKGGNVAGIVAGVVVGVIAAVGLATGAYLYLRRKRNKEIEEEHRRNAAVSAFIGQPPGSSRGSGISGADSRMDPVMAQRRMSDGSIADNEDYSRKILRVTNA; encoded by the exons ATGAAGTCGATAGCCATCTTCGCCGCGGCGCTGCTCGCTGTCGCCAAGGCCTTTCCAGAAAAGCAGATGGCGGCCCGCCAGACCACCCCCAAAATTCCTGTTGCAGTACAAAAGCCGATCGAAGACGCAAGACTGAACGCGCAGACAAACCAAGGATGCTTCAAATCAGCTGGCAATAACATGACGTTTGTTACAGTCATTCAGTACAACTCAATCGGAGAGTGTGCTTTGAAAACTTGCGTTCCAAAAGGATTCACGGCCGCTGCCACCACGGGCGGCAACCAGTGCTGGTGTGGCTACAAGTACCCGCCCGAGGATGATTTGGTTGACAACAAGAAATGCGACGTTGGCTGCACTGGCTTTGGCGAAGAGGCCT GCGGCGGGAAGAATTATTTCTCGGTGTACAACACAGGACTGACATTAGATGTGGATTTTGCCGAAGATAGCGGACCGACGGGAGAGAAACACAAGACAAGCACAACTTCGACAACAGCCGCGCCAACCCAGGTGGTCACGCTGCCTCCAAGCGTCGTCACGCAAACACAAGCACCagtcgaagaggaggagaagaagaagggcggcaACGTGGCCGGCATCGTTGccggtgtggtggttggtgtgaTCGCCGCCGTGGGTCTTGCTACGGGCGCGTACCTCTACCTCCGCCGCAAGAGGAACAAGGAGATTGAAGAGGAGCATCGTCGCAACGCTGCCGTGAGCGCCTTTATTGGCCAACCCCCCGGAAGCAGCCGCGGCAGTGGCATTTCCGGCGCCGACTCCCGCATGGACCCAGTCATGGCccagaggaggatgagtgACGGCAGTATCGCCGACAACGAAGATTACTCCAGGAAGATCCTTCGC GTCACCAATGCATGA
- a CDS encoding hypothetical protein (COG:S; EggNog:ENOG503PC1B), translating to MIVIDREEGSDGQNMLTGRGCYDDPGDGGFIAPSNPDGSYDDEGYDRYVEEDDYFSTSRNSKVGKRGYVTHDACWPLLEEALSSGPVPLDRVFQILEFDDDEFFPWEMTSGKKLRDEEFPRSHVDPSLVDARQKRIAGKASSKPQDAEQCTSSPWNKTIAPDDCRWVKVAGGQKPLYQQSIAVPETISKVSVSIVKFGSLWLHFRTSTWRLHLVSIAAVPKDNVNTSNDDGSNNDISNPDRPLKDLGLWYPRVPPDSLKLNAVFHRAKQYLPGFNPVFWTHFGGPKGAYLKHLTRISFYDYGRFIFQYDRDDIPEQCSQFGQKEKLEPRYSTSLHFDIDGPGGERIIAVKIRRKYSKNIPMRIEEMDEAEDEEIEETEDEGLDEVDRVRAVGIFQNNYQP from the exons ATGA TTGTTATCgacagggaggagggaagcgACGGTCAAAATATGCTGACAGGACGCGGCTGCTATGATGATCCCGGTGATGGGGGCTTCATTGCTCCCTCCAACCCCGACGGTTCCTACGACGATGAGGGGTATGACAGATATGTAGAAGAGGATGACTACTTCTCAACATCCAGAAACAGTAAGGTCGGCAAGCGCGGCTATGTCACCCACGATGCTTGTTGGCCACTCCTGGAGGAAGCCTTGTCTTCAGGCCCGGTTCCGCTCGACAGAGTGTTTCAAATCCTAGA gtttgacgatgatgagttTTTCCCCTGGGAAATGACCAGCGGGAAGAAGCTGCGCGATGAAGAGTTTCCACGCTCGCACGTAGACCCATCTTTGGTTGATGCTCGACAGAAGCGCATAGCCGGAAAGGCAAGT TCAAAGCCTCAGGATGCCGAACAATGTACGTCATCTCCTTGGAACAAGACGATTGCCCCTGACGACTGCCGCTGGGTCAAAGTAGCAGGAGGCCAAAAACCCTTGTATCAGCAGAGCATTGCTGTTCCTGAAACTATCTCAAAGGTGTCTGTTTCAATTGTCAAATTTGGCTCCCTTTGGCTACATTTCAGGACTTCGACTTGG AGGCTCCATCTCGTCAGCATAGCTGCAGTCCCCAAAGACAACGTCAACACATCGAACGACGATGGCAGCAATAACGATATATCCAATCCGGATCGACCTCTCAAAGATCTTGGCCTATGGTACCCCCGAGTCCCGCCTGACTCTCTCAAACTCAACGCTGTCTTCCACCGAGCCAAGCAATATCTGCCGGGTTTCAACCCTGTCTTTTGGACACATTTCGGTGGACCAAAAGGTGCTTATCTGAAGCACTTGACCAGAATATCCTTTTATGATTATGGCCGCTTCATCTTCCAATACGATAGAGATGACATCCCGGAGCAATGCAGTCAATTTGGTCAGAAAGAGAAGTTGGAGCCGCGCTATTCAACGAGTCTCCATTTTGACATTGACGGCCCTGGAGGTGAGCGGATAATCGCTGTGAAAATCCGCCGTAAATACTCGAAAAATATACCTATGCGTATTGAGGAAATGGATGAagcagaggatgaggaaaTCGAAGAAACAGAGGACGAGGGATTGGATGAAGTAGATAGAGTACGGGCAGTTGGCATCTTTCAAAATAACTACCAGCCGTAG